In the Flavobacterium lindanitolerans genome, one interval contains:
- a CDS encoding NUDIX hydrolase — translation MDFPVFLKYIPKIEKETLPAVEAHIKMASLDRISSLIDKSYDRDGLRNAAVMMLVYPKNTKAYLALILRNASTGIHSSQVALPGGKVEPEDINLATTALRETFEEIGVLPERIQVIKAFSEVYIPPSRFLVFPFLGVCLSELIFDPSPDEVAKMIELPLEDLMDDTNLTNVELKTSYADEIEVPAFDLQGHIVWGATAMILNELKETIKRVL, via the coding sequence ATGGATTTTCCGGTATTTTTAAAATATATCCCAAAAATAGAAAAAGAAACGCTACCAGCTGTAGAAGCCCATATAAAAATGGCTTCTTTAGACCGTATTTCTTCATTAATTGATAAATCCTACGATAGAGACGGACTTCGAAATGCGGCAGTCATGATGCTGGTCTATCCTAAAAATACAAAGGCATATCTGGCCTTAATTTTAAGAAATGCTTCTACAGGTATTCATTCTTCACAGGTGGCTTTGCCAGGAGGCAAAGTAGAACCGGAAGACATAAATCTAGCGACTACGGCACTTCGGGAAACTTTTGAAGAAATTGGTGTCCTGCCAGAAAGAATACAAGTTATAAAGGCCTTTTCTGAGGTATATATCCCTCCAAGCCGTTTTTTGGTTTTTCCATTTTTAGGAGTATGCCTAAGTGAATTAATTTTTGATCCAAGCCCTGATGAAGTTGCAAAAATGATTGAACTGCCTCTTGAAGATCTTATGGACGATACGAATTTGACAAATGTCGAATTAAAAACATCATATGCAGATGAGATTGAGGTTCCGGCATTTGACCTGCAAGGTCATATCGTTTGGGGGGCAACCGCTATGATACTTAATGAGCTTAAAGAAACGATAAAAAGAGTGCTTTAA